From Haloglomus litoreum, the proteins below share one genomic window:
- a CDS encoding archaea-specific SMC-related protein: protein MSQVQSEKSAARLSVRNIGGINRTEVTFSPGVTILAGRNATNRTSLLQAIMAVLGSDQVTLKGDASEGHVELSLDGETYTRELERHGETVIADGDPYLDDPEVADLFAFLLESNEARRAVERGDDLREIIMRPIDTQAIESEIADLAERRREIDRELDDLDSLEQHLPELEEERQQLSDRIERKREELAETEARIEEVDSDIESTQEEKADLDGKLDELSDVRTEYEETRSSLRTQRESIEALEAELEELESELETLPETPMAEAGGLEGQIERLRERKRSLDSTVSELQTVIQFNEDMLAGEGSEVIAALQEDDSGSVTDQLVEDRAVACWTCGTEVEQEQITDTLDRLRDLYQEKLDERKGVQSDIDDLKTEKISYEEKQRQRDQLENRIEQTRSELERRRERVEQLEGEPERLEERIGELEAEVDALQSDTNEELLDLHKQANQQEFELGRLEDDLAEVEAEIQELEAELDRRGALEDERESIVEDLENLRTRIDRIESESVEQFNDHMETLLDILEYENLERIWIERRQATGSGRRESVDDSVFDLHVVRRSEDGASYEDTVDHLSESEREITGIVFAFAGYLTHDLHEVVPFMLLDSLEAIDAERIAELIEYVDDYADHTVVALLPEDAQAVPETYEHVQEI from the coding sequence ATGAGTCAAGTCCAGTCCGAGAAGTCGGCCGCACGACTGTCCGTCCGGAACATCGGTGGGATAAACCGGACGGAAGTGACCTTCTCGCCCGGTGTCACCATCCTGGCGGGCCGCAACGCGACGAACCGGACCTCCCTCCTGCAGGCCATCATGGCGGTGCTCGGGAGCGATCAGGTCACGCTCAAGGGTGACGCCTCGGAGGGACACGTCGAGCTGTCCCTCGACGGCGAGACCTACACGCGGGAGCTGGAGCGACACGGCGAGACCGTCATCGCCGACGGCGACCCGTACCTCGACGACCCCGAGGTGGCGGACCTCTTCGCCTTCCTGCTGGAGTCGAACGAGGCCCGCCGTGCGGTCGAGCGTGGCGACGACCTCCGGGAGATCATCATGCGGCCCATCGACACGCAGGCCATCGAGTCGGAGATCGCCGACCTCGCCGAGCGCCGACGGGAGATCGACCGCGAACTCGACGACCTGGACTCGCTGGAACAGCACCTCCCCGAGCTGGAGGAGGAGCGCCAGCAGCTGTCCGACCGCATCGAGCGCAAGCGCGAGGAACTCGCCGAGACCGAGGCCCGCATCGAGGAGGTCGACAGCGACATCGAGTCGACGCAGGAGGAGAAGGCGGACCTGGACGGGAAACTGGACGAGCTCAGCGACGTCCGGACGGAGTACGAGGAGACCCGCAGCAGCCTGCGGACCCAGCGCGAGAGCATCGAGGCACTGGAGGCCGAGCTCGAGGAGCTCGAGTCGGAGCTGGAGACACTGCCGGAGACGCCGATGGCGGAGGCCGGCGGGCTCGAGGGGCAGATCGAGCGGCTCCGCGAGCGCAAGCGGTCGCTCGACTCGACGGTGTCGGAGCTGCAGACGGTCATCCAGTTCAACGAGGACATGCTCGCCGGCGAGGGCTCCGAGGTCATCGCCGCCCTGCAGGAGGACGACTCCGGCTCCGTGACCGACCAGCTCGTCGAGGACCGGGCGGTCGCCTGCTGGACGTGCGGGACGGAGGTCGAACAGGAGCAGATCACCGACACGCTGGATCGGCTGCGCGACCTCTACCAGGAGAAGCTGGACGAGCGCAAGGGCGTCCAGTCGGACATCGACGACCTGAAGACCGAGAAGATATCCTACGAGGAGAAACAGCGTCAGCGCGACCAGCTCGAGAACCGCATCGAGCAGACCCGGAGCGAGCTGGAGCGACGCCGGGAGCGGGTCGAGCAGCTCGAGGGGGAGCCCGAGCGGCTGGAGGAACGGATCGGGGAGCTCGAGGCGGAGGTCGATGCCCTCCAGAGCGACACGAACGAGGAGCTGCTCGACCTCCACAAGCAGGCCAACCAGCAGGAGTTCGAGCTCGGTCGCCTCGAGGACGACCTCGCGGAGGTCGAGGCGGAGATCCAGGAGTTGGAGGCCGAGCTCGACCGACGCGGGGCCCTCGAGGACGAACGCGAGTCCATCGTCGAGGACCTCGAGAACCTCCGGACGCGCATCGACCGTATCGAGTCCGAGTCCGTCGAGCAGTTCAACGACCACATGGAGACGCTGCTCGACATCCTCGAGTACGAGAACCTCGAGCGCATCTGGATCGAGCGCCGGCAGGCCACCGGGAGCGGCCGCCGCGAGTCCGTCGACGATTCGGTCTTCGACCTCCACGTCGTCCGGCGCTCCGAGGACGGCGCCTCCTACGAGGACACGGTCGACCACCTCAGCGAGAGCGAGCGGGAGATCACCGGCATCGTCTTCGCGTTCGCCGGCTACCTCACCCACGACCTCCACGAGGTGGTGCCGTTCATGCTGCTCGACTCGCTGGAGGCCATCGACGCCGAGCGCATCGCCGAGCTCATCGAGTACGTCGACGACTACGCCGACCACACCGTCGTCGCCCTGCTCCCCGAGGACGCGCAGGCGGTCCCCGAGACGTACGAGCACGTCCAGGAGATCTGA
- the eno gene encoding phosphopyruvate hydratase — MTTIASVDAWEVLDSRGHPTVRVAVETAGGRGVFTVPAGASTGTHEAVERRDGGDRYGSLGVREAVRNVREDLGPLVEGRDVADQQGIDGALVEFDGTETLSNVGGNAVLGVSGAVAHAAADTRDEPLFESLAPDTPGRLPLPMVNIISGGLHAEGGVEIQDFLVVPTGAETFPGALEAVWAVRRAVRDRVAADRLPLVADEGGFALPFDSVEAAFDLLVAGIRDAGFEPAPDEMAIAVDVAASHFHDPDTGEYVLETLDRRLAPDEMVEQVVEWVDTYPVVSVEDPLAEDDWAGWEQLADRIADRVQLLGDDLLVTDAERVRRAADAGAASAVLVKPNQAGTLTRATDVLETATERGLGTVVSARSGETCDVTIADLAVAYDAGQIKIGSLARSERLAKYNRLLELDHRYDPGLARPAALPPFAD, encoded by the coding sequence GTGACGACCATCGCGTCCGTCGATGCCTGGGAGGTGCTCGACTCGCGGGGCCACCCGACGGTCCGCGTGGCCGTCGAGACCGCGGGCGGGCGCGGGGTCTTCACCGTCCCTGCCGGCGCGAGCACGGGCACGCACGAGGCGGTCGAACGCCGCGACGGGGGGGACCGCTACGGCAGCCTCGGGGTGCGCGAGGCGGTCCGGAACGTCCGCGAGGACCTCGGCCCGCTCGTCGAGGGCCGCGACGTGGCCGACCAGCAGGGCATCGACGGGGCGCTCGTCGAGTTCGACGGGACCGAGACCCTCTCGAACGTCGGCGGCAACGCCGTCCTCGGGGTCTCGGGCGCGGTCGCCCACGCCGCGGCCGACACCCGCGACGAACCCCTGTTCGAGTCCCTCGCCCCTGACACCCCCGGCCGCCTGCCGCTCCCGATGGTCAACATCATCAGCGGCGGCCTCCACGCCGAGGGCGGCGTCGAGATCCAGGACTTCCTCGTGGTGCCGACGGGCGCGGAGACGTTCCCGGGGGCGCTGGAGGCCGTCTGGGCCGTCCGGCGGGCCGTCCGCGACCGCGTGGCCGCCGACCGCCTCCCGCTGGTCGCCGACGAGGGTGGGTTCGCGCTGCCGTTCGACAGCGTCGAGGCCGCCTTCGACCTGCTGGTGGCCGGTATCCGCGACGCCGGCTTCGAGCCGGCCCCCGACGAGATGGCCATCGCCGTCGACGTCGCGGCCTCGCACTTCCACGACCCCGACACCGGCGAGTACGTCCTGGAGACGCTGGACCGCCGGCTCGCACCCGACGAGATGGTCGAACAGGTCGTCGAGTGGGTCGACACCTACCCGGTCGTCTCCGTCGAGGACCCGCTCGCCGAGGACGACTGGGCGGGCTGGGAGCAACTCGCCGACCGTATCGCCGACCGCGTCCAGTTGCTCGGCGACGACCTGCTCGTCACCGACGCCGAGCGGGTCCGGCGTGCCGCCGACGCGGGCGCGGCCAGTGCGGTCCTCGTCAAGCCCAACCAGGCGGGGACGCTCACCCGGGCGACCGACGTCCTCGAGACGGCCACCGAGCGCGGCCTGGGCACGGTCGTCTCGGCCCGCTCCGGGGAGACCTGCGACGTGACCATCGCCGACCTGGCGGTCGCGTACGACGCCGGCCAGATCAAGATCGGCTCGCTCGCCCGCTCGGAGCGCCTGGCGAAGTACAACCGACTCCTCGAACTCGACCACCGGTACGACCCCGGTCTCGCGCGGCCGGCGGCGCTGCCGCCGTTCGCCGACTGA
- a CDS encoding C-terminal binding protein, whose protein sequence is MSQTVVYTDHTFDDLDVERAVFDGLDVTLVDGEAVSDVRSKFPDADALAVMFDDLTREDVARLDDCAVVTRVGTGVDNFDIAALTERGIPLANVPDYCTPEVSDHALALLFALSRNVVAYDRSVRTGEWDVEVGHPMRRIADRTLGVVSFGKTGRAVARRAAAVGFDVLVYGPHTDPGEIRSAGHDPVEDLSALLGRVDAVSIHAPLTPETEGLFDREAFAAMRDSALLVNTARGGIVDHDALVAALETGEIAAAGLDVLPEEPPPADHPLFDLENVVCTPHVAWHSVESERELRRKAAENIRVALEGGEPASVVNPEALD, encoded by the coding sequence ATGAGTCAGACAGTCGTGTACACCGACCACACCTTCGACGACCTCGACGTCGAGCGGGCGGTGTTCGACGGCCTCGACGTGACGCTCGTCGACGGGGAGGCGGTGTCCGACGTGCGGTCGAAGTTCCCCGACGCGGATGCGCTGGCGGTGATGTTCGACGACCTCACCCGCGAGGACGTCGCCCGGCTCGACGACTGTGCGGTCGTCACGCGGGTCGGGACCGGCGTGGACAACTTCGACATCGCCGCGCTGACCGAGCGCGGCATCCCGCTCGCGAACGTGCCCGACTACTGCACGCCGGAGGTCTCCGACCACGCGCTCGCGCTGCTGTTCGCCCTCTCGCGGAACGTCGTCGCCTACGACCGGTCGGTGCGGACCGGCGAGTGGGACGTGGAGGTCGGCCACCCGATGCGCCGCATCGCCGACCGGACGCTCGGCGTCGTCTCCTTCGGCAAGACCGGGCGCGCGGTCGCCCGCCGGGCGGCGGCGGTCGGCTTCGACGTCCTGGTCTACGGCCCCCACACCGACCCCGGAGAGATCCGGAGCGCGGGGCACGACCCCGTCGAGGACCTGTCGGCCCTGCTGGGGCGCGTCGACGCCGTGAGCATCCACGCCCCCCTCACGCCCGAGACGGAGGGCCTGTTCGACCGCGAGGCGTTCGCGGCGATGCGGGATTCGGCCCTCCTCGTCAACACGGCCCGGGGTGGCATCGTGGACCACGACGCGCTCGTCGCGGCGCTGGAGACGGGCGAGATCGCCGCCGCCGGCCTCGACGTCCTCCCCGAGGAGCCGCCGCCGGCGGACCACCCGCTGTTCGACCTGGAGAACGTCGTCTGCACGCCACACGTCGCGTGGCACTCCGTCGAGAGCGAGCGGGAGCTCCGGCGGAAGGCGGCCGAGAACATCCGTGTCGCGCTGGAGGGGGGCGAGCCGGCGTCGGTCGTGAACCCCGAGGCCCTCGACTGA
- a CDS encoding fumarylacetoacetate hydrolase family protein, whose protein sequence is MRFVRYDQDRLGLLREEGVVDLTGRLGLGSADPLREYIEEGYDASEYADAPPDHAREAVRLESPIRRPGKVIAAPGNYEDHIREAIEDEDVSVEEYYSIEDWGYFLKATSSIVGPEDRIVLPFTDRRCDHEVELAYLMAEDVKDVDAADAWDHIFGYTVLIDVSVRGDQDRSSRKSHDTFTVVGPAVVTPDELGDPQDLRMQLSVNDEVRQDASTSNMIYDCAEFVQYASIGTTLEAGDILTTGTPSGVGPLADGDTVHAEIEGIGSMSLPVEAVDASYHDAAP, encoded by the coding sequence ATGAGGTTCGTCCGCTACGACCAGGACCGGCTCGGCCTGCTTCGCGAGGAAGGTGTCGTCGATCTCACCGGGCGGCTGGGGCTCGGGTCGGCCGACCCGCTCCGCGAGTACATCGAGGAGGGGTACGACGCGAGCGAGTACGCCGACGCCCCGCCGGACCACGCCCGCGAGGCCGTCCGGCTGGAGTCGCCCATCCGACGCCCGGGGAAGGTCATCGCCGCGCCGGGCAACTACGAGGACCACATCCGCGAGGCCATCGAGGACGAGGACGTCTCGGTCGAGGAGTACTACTCCATCGAGGACTGGGGCTACTTCCTCAAGGCGACCTCCAGCATCGTCGGCCCCGAGGACCGCATCGTACTGCCGTTCACCGACCGCCGCTGCGACCACGAGGTGGAACTCGCCTACCTGATGGCCGAGGACGTCAAGGACGTCGATGCGGCGGACGCGTGGGACCACATCTTCGGGTACACGGTCCTCATCGACGTCTCCGTCCGGGGGGACCAGGACCGCTCCAGCCGGAAGTCCCACGACACCTTCACCGTCGTCGGCCCGGCGGTGGTGACCCCCGACGAACTGGGCGACCCGCAGGACCTGCGGATGCAGCTCTCGGTGAACGACGAGGTCCGTCAGGACGCCAGCACGTCGAACATGATCTACGACTGCGCCGAGTTCGTCCAGTACGCCAGCATCGGGACGACGCTGGAGGCCGGCGACATCCTCACGACCGGGACCCCTTCGGGCGTCGGGCCGCTCGCCGACGGCGACACCGTCCACGCCGAGATCGAGGGCATCGGCTCGATGAGCCTGCCGGTCGAGGCGGTCGACGCGAGCTACCACGACGCCGCCCCCTGA
- a CDS encoding NAD(P)/FAD-dependent oxidoreductase: MSQIVIVGGGIIGTGLAYYLREADADVTLVEKNQIGSGTSQYGTAMFSWFFPHPADYLFRRRSWEGWRHVIEAADIEHNTVGNVTVAQSEEALAGLREIVAVQQAYGVESEIIGPDEAAEYGFDPDAVVGAMHSPHEGFVNQQEFMEFYVRQAEANGVDIRTGVEVQDVTLDDGRVSGVETSEGFIEADTVVNAAGPWAPRLNDMVGVSLPLRHGRAKICVLQFDEPHGLPYLGVEDDHYFRPEGASKMLAGRHVGLAGKYHELGEHDPDHSHTVDEEFRLAVVETVDEVVPGLKQAEIVNDWVGVVCVSPDGRPMVGPTTVDGFLTATGMSGAGISQHAAVAMTLSDYLRTGEPSDTLQYLSPMRYMDATTPDLFGSL, encoded by the coding sequence ATGAGCCAGATCGTCATCGTCGGCGGTGGAATCATCGGCACCGGACTGGCGTACTACCTCAGGGAGGCCGACGCCGACGTCACGCTGGTCGAGAAGAACCAGATCGGCTCCGGGACCTCACAGTACGGGACCGCGATGTTCAGCTGGTTCTTCCCGCATCCCGCCGACTACCTGTTCCGGCGCCGGAGCTGGGAGGGGTGGCGCCACGTCATCGAGGCGGCCGACATCGAGCACAACACCGTCGGGAACGTCACCGTCGCACAGTCCGAGGAGGCCCTGGCGGGCCTCCGCGAGATCGTCGCCGTCCAGCAGGCCTACGGCGTCGAGAGCGAGATCATCGGTCCCGACGAGGCCGCCGAGTACGGCTTCGACCCGGACGCCGTCGTGGGCGCGATGCACTCGCCCCACGAGGGCTTCGTGAACCAGCAGGAGTTCATGGAGTTCTACGTCCGCCAGGCCGAGGCGAACGGCGTCGACATCCGGACCGGCGTCGAGGTGCAGGACGTCACCCTCGACGACGGCCGCGTCTCCGGGGTGGAGACCAGCGAGGGGTTCATCGAGGCCGATACCGTGGTCAACGCCGCCGGTCCCTGGGCCCCCCGGCTGAACGATATGGTCGGCGTCTCGCTCCCGCTCCGGCACGGCCGCGCGAAGATCTGCGTCCTGCAGTTCGACGAGCCCCACGGACTCCCCTACCTCGGCGTCGAGGACGACCACTACTTCCGGCCGGAGGGGGCGAGCAAGATGCTCGCCGGGCGACACGTCGGGCTGGCGGGCAAGTACCACGAACTCGGCGAGCACGACCCCGACCACTCCCACACCGTCGACGAGGAGTTCCGCCTCGCGGTGGTCGAGACGGTCGACGAGGTCGTCCCCGGGCTGAAGCAGGCCGAGATCGTCAACGACTGGGTCGGCGTCGTCTGCGTCTCGCCCGACGGCCGGCCGATGGTCGGCCCGACGACCGTCGACGGGTTCCTCACCGCCACGGGCATGAGCGGGGCGGGCATCTCGCAACACGCCGCCGTCGCGATGACCCTCTCGGACTACCTCCGGACCGGGGAGCCGTCGGACACCCTCCAGTACCTCTCACCGATGCGGTACATGGACGCGACCACCCCCGACCTGTTCGGCTCCCTGTAG
- a CDS encoding IclR family transcriptional regulator yields the protein MATTRTSRRPVQSVETTFSLLEHLRTADGATLSALADEFDLAKSTIHRHLKTLEQRGYVVEEHDVYYPSLRFVDLGEYARTRRPAYEEAGRKVEKLADLTGEQAGFATEEHERAVLVHRCIGENAVRADSHLGKRFPLHATAAGKAVLASLPARRVERIIETHGLAEYTPNTTTDPDALREELDRIRAEGIAFNRAEFIEGLHALAVPVHSVDDELLGALTISGPGHRFQGEYYREELPDVLLEAANELELDTRY from the coding sequence ATGGCAACGACCCGCACGAGCAGGCGGCCGGTGCAGTCGGTCGAGACGACGTTCTCCCTGCTCGAACACCTGCGAACGGCCGATGGGGCGACACTGAGCGCGCTCGCGGACGAGTTCGACCTCGCGAAGAGTACCATCCACCGGCACCTGAAGACGCTCGAGCAGCGGGGCTACGTCGTCGAGGAACACGACGTCTACTACCCGAGCCTCCGGTTCGTCGACCTCGGGGAGTACGCCCGGACCCGGCGCCCCGCCTACGAGGAGGCGGGGCGGAAGGTCGAGAAGCTCGCCGACCTGACCGGCGAGCAGGCCGGATTCGCGACCGAGGAGCACGAGCGGGCGGTCCTCGTCCATCGGTGCATCGGCGAGAACGCGGTCCGGGCCGACTCACATCTCGGCAAGCGCTTCCCGCTCCACGCTACCGCGGCCGGGAAGGCCGTCCTCGCGTCCCTGCCCGCGCGCCGGGTCGAGCGCATCATCGAGACGCACGGGCTGGCGGAGTACACCCCGAACACCACCACCGACCCGGACGCGCTGCGCGAGGAACTCGACCGCATCCGGGCGGAGGGCATCGCGTTCAACCGGGCGGAGTTCATCGAGGGGCTCCACGCCCTCGCCGTCCCGGTGCACTCGGTGGACGACGAACTGCTCGGGGCGCTGACCATCTCTGGCCCTGGCCACCGCTTCCAGGGGGAGTACTACCGCGAGGAACTGCCCGACGTGCTGCTGGAGGCCGCCAACGAGCTCGAACTCGACACCCGGTACTGA
- a CDS encoding phosphotransferase family protein has translation MTGTQLRPEETPEYLARAGVLPDAAGAAVERLGGGVSNVVLQVTWDDDCAVVKQPRPNLAVEDDWPADVVRVHNEAAAARAYREVLRRVDSPARVPGIRFEDESTHVVAMDCAPTGAGTWKSELLDGRVDTGVAAELGRVLGAVHRVAADDASLAEQFANERPFEQLRIDPYHRTTAERHPDLREPIQREIDRITGTQRTLVHGDYSPKNVLVDRAGDAPVPWLIDFEVAHWGDPAFDVAFMLNHLFIKSVHNADQQHEYANAAFAFWDAYTEQVPWDVEAETVAELGILMLARVDGKSPVEYVGEGPTAAALRRIARRTIEHGTSDIDEFAARVAAEAP, from the coding sequence ATGACCGGGACCCAGCTCCGACCGGAGGAGACCCCGGAGTACCTCGCGCGGGCGGGCGTCCTCCCCGACGCTGCGGGGGCGGCCGTCGAGCGACTCGGCGGCGGCGTCTCGAACGTCGTCCTGCAGGTGACGTGGGACGACGACTGCGCCGTCGTCAAGCAGCCCCGTCCGAACCTCGCGGTCGAGGACGACTGGCCGGCGGACGTGGTCCGGGTCCACAACGAGGCCGCGGCGGCCCGCGCGTACCGCGAGGTCCTGCGGCGGGTCGACTCCCCGGCCCGCGTCCCGGGGATCCGCTTCGAGGACGAGTCGACCCACGTCGTCGCGATGGACTGTGCCCCGACGGGCGCCGGGACGTGGAAGTCCGAACTCCTCGACGGCCGCGTCGACACCGGGGTCGCGGCCGAGCTGGGGCGGGTCCTCGGCGCGGTCCACCGCGTCGCGGCCGACGACGCGTCGCTGGCCGAGCAGTTCGCCAACGAGCGCCCGTTCGAGCAGCTCCGGATCGACCCGTACCACCGGACGACGGCCGAGCGCCATCCCGACCTCCGCGAGCCCATCCAGCGCGAGATCGACCGCATCACCGGTACGCAGCGGACGCTCGTCCACGGCGACTACAGCCCGAAGAACGTCCTCGTCGACCGCGCCGGCGATGCGCCGGTCCCGTGGCTCATCGACTTCGAGGTCGCCCACTGGGGCGACCCGGCGTTCGACGTGGCCTTCATGCTCAACCACCTGTTCATCAAGTCCGTCCACAACGCCGACCAGCAACACGAGTACGCGAACGCCGCGTTCGCGTTCTGGGACGCCTACACCGAGCAGGTGCCGTGGGACGTCGAGGCCGAGACGGTGGCCGAACTGGGCATCCTGATGCTCGCGCGGGTCGACGGGAAGTCGCCCGTCGAGTACGTCGGCGAGGGGCCGACGGCGGCGGCGCTCCGGCGCATCGCCCGCCGGACCATCGAGCACGGGACGAGCGACATCGACGAGTTCGCGGCGCGCGTCGCCGCGGAGGCACCGTGA
- a CDS encoding amidase yields the protein MSTQLCFTPATELALRIRRGDLSPVEVVDAHLDRIERRNDALNAFTALYPDHARERAREAERALEAGEAVGPLHGVPVAIKELGYLTEGMQTTFGSKPFADFVPERDDVSTRRLKEAGAIVIGKTNTPEFGHKGTTDNLIFGPTSTPFDVGRNAGGSSGGSAAAAAAGMAPLTMGGDVGGSIRIPAAWCGVYGLKPSFGRIPRDPRPNAFSKHTPFGHTGPMTRTVEEAALVLDVLGRPSPRDPFSLPAQEGSYLAATRRPIDDLTVAYTPDFDVFPIEESVRAVVDDAVDALGAAGATVERVSPGFERPHHELYDAWETQIEASYGALVRAQAANGVDLLGEHREDVSPQLVELMERGVELSATEYLAADTVRTAVYDALQGLLAEYDLLVSPTVSAPPVENADDGTQTLGPSEVDGEPVDPLLGWAPTYLCNFTGHPAASVPAGLTDEELPVGLQITGRRFADDTVLAASAAFERVRPWHDDYPGR from the coding sequence ATGTCGACCCAGCTGTGCTTCACCCCGGCCACGGAACTCGCACTCCGCATCCGGCGCGGCGACCTCTCCCCCGTGGAGGTCGTCGACGCCCACCTGGACCGCATCGAACGGCGCAACGACGCGCTCAACGCCTTCACCGCGCTCTACCCGGACCACGCCCGGGAACGGGCCCGGGAGGCCGAGCGGGCACTCGAGGCCGGCGAGGCGGTCGGCCCGCTGCACGGGGTCCCGGTGGCCATCAAGGAACTGGGCTACCTCACGGAGGGGATGCAGACGACGTTCGGGTCGAAGCCGTTCGCCGACTTCGTCCCCGAGCGCGACGACGTCTCGACCCGCCGGCTGAAGGAGGCCGGTGCCATCGTCATCGGGAAGACGAACACGCCGGAGTTCGGGCACAAGGGGACGACGGACAACCTCATCTTCGGCCCGACGAGCACGCCGTTCGACGTGGGCCGGAACGCCGGCGGCTCCTCCGGCGGGAGCGCGGCCGCGGCCGCCGCGGGGATGGCCCCGCTGACGATGGGCGGCGACGTCGGCGGCTCCATCCGCATCCCGGCCGCCTGGTGTGGCGTCTACGGGCTCAAGCCCTCGTTCGGGCGCATCCCGCGCGACCCGCGCCCGAACGCGTTCTCGAAGCACACCCCCTTCGGCCACACCGGCCCGATGACCCGGACCGTCGAGGAGGCCGCGCTCGTGCTCGACGTCCTCGGGCGCCCCTCGCCGCGGGACCCGTTCAGTCTCCCCGCCCAGGAGGGGAGCTACCTGGCCGCGACGCGCCGGCCCATCGACGACCTGACCGTCGCCTACACGCCCGACTTCGACGTGTTCCCCATCGAGGAGTCCGTCCGGGCGGTCGTCGACGACGCCGTCGACGCCCTCGGGGCGGCGGGCGCGACGGTCGAGCGCGTCTCGCCGGGGTTCGAGCGCCCGCACCACGAGCTGTACGACGCCTGGGAGACGCAGATCGAGGCCAGCTACGGGGCGCTGGTCCGCGCCCAGGCGGCGAACGGCGTCGACCTGCTCGGCGAGCACCGCGAGGACGTGAGCCCGCAGCTCGTCGAGCTGATGGAGCGGGGCGTCGAGCTGAGCGCGACGGAGTACCTCGCCGCCGACACCGTCCGGACCGCGGTGTACGACGCCCTGCAGGGCCTCCTCGCCGAGTACGACCTCCTCGTCTCGCCGACGGTGTCGGCCCCACCCGTCGAGAACGCCGACGACGGCACCCAGACGCTGGGCCCGTCGGAGGTCGACGGCGAACCGGTCGACCCGCTGCTGGGCTGGGCGCCGACCTACCTGTGCAACTTCACCGGCCACCCCGCGGCGTCCGTGCCGGCGGGGCTCACGGACGAGGAGCTCCCCGTCGGACTGCAGATCACGGGCCGCCGGTTCGCCGACGACACCGTGCTGGCCGCCAGCGCCGCGTTCGAGCGCGTCCGGCCGTGGCACGACGACTACCCGGGTCGCTAG
- a CDS encoding IclR family transcriptional regulator, with protein sequence MTRENMGIEHKGMVKSDETLFAIIESLKETNGAGVTELANRLGLSKSAVHKHLNTMAEHGYAVKKGEQYHIGLRFLSHGEYALNQYEVYHAAKPILQEVTDETGEMSWLFTEENGRGVFLEGVVSEGGINRESILGSRFYLHSTAGGKAILSEMTRDEVTAIIERHGLPERAGNTITDEEALFEELAEIRERGYATNFQENQEGVHAIAVPISVDGDIHGSIVLSGAAHRITQARCEDELSGVLLAAANDIELNLVYQ encoded by the coding sequence GTGACAAGAGAGAACATGGGTATCGAACACAAGGGGATGGTGAAATCGGACGAGACGTTGTTCGCCATCATCGAATCGCTCAAGGAGACCAACGGGGCCGGCGTGACGGAACTGGCCAACCGGCTCGGCCTCTCGAAGAGCGCCGTCCACAAGCACCTCAACACGATGGCCGAGCACGGCTACGCCGTCAAGAAGGGCGAACAGTACCACATCGGGCTCCGGTTCCTGAGCCACGGGGAGTACGCGCTGAACCAGTACGAGGTGTACCACGCCGCGAAACCCATCCTGCAGGAGGTGACCGACGAGACCGGCGAGATGTCCTGGCTGTTCACCGAGGAGAACGGTCGCGGCGTCTTCCTCGAGGGCGTCGTCAGCGAGGGGGGGATCAACCGCGAGTCCATCCTCGGCTCCCGGTTCTACCTCCACTCGACCGCGGGCGGCAAGGCCATCCTCTCGGAGATGACCCGCGACGAGGTGACGGCCATCATCGAGCGCCACGGCCTGCCCGAACGGGCCGGCAACACCATCACCGACGAGGAGGCGCTGTTCGAGGAACTGGCCGAGATCCGCGAGCGGGGCTACGCGACGAACTTCCAGGAGAACCAGGAGGGGGTCCACGCCATCGCCGTCCCCATCTCGGTCGACGGGGACATCCACGGCTCCATCGTCCTCAGCGGGGCGGCCCACCGCATCACGCAGGCCCGTTGCGAGGACGAACTCTCCGGGGTGCTGCTGGCGGCCGCGAACGACATCGAGCTCAACCTGGTCTACCAGTAG